The following coding sequences are from one Canis lupus dingo isolate Sandy chromosome 21, ASM325472v2, whole genome shotgun sequence window:
- the LOC112667354 gene encoding olfactory receptor 51B2, producing MWLNISTAPFLLTGFPGLEAAHHWISIPFFAVYISVLLGNGTLLYLIKDDHSLHEPMYYFLAMLAGTDLMVTLTTMPTVMGVLWMNHREMSHGACFLQAYFIHSLSIVESGVLLAMAYDRFIAIRTPLRYNSILTNSRVMKVGLGVLLRGFLSLVPPIVPLYWFPYCRSHVLSHAFCLHQDVMKLACADITFNRVYPVILVALTFFLDALIILFSYILILKTVMGIASREERTKALNTCVSHISCVLVFYITVIGLTFIHRFGKHAPHVVHITMSYVYFLFPPFMNPVIYSIKTKQIQRSIIYLLSVHRRP from the coding sequence ATGTGGCTCAATATTAGCACTGCCCCCTTTTTGCTGACTGGGTTCCCAGGTCTGGAGGCTGCTCATCACTGGATCTCCATCCCCTTCTTTGCAGTCTATATCTCTGTGCTTCTTGGCAATGGCACTCTCCTCTACCTCATCAAGGACGACCACAGCCTCCATGAACCCATGTACTATTTCCTTGCCATGCTGGCAGGTACCGATCTAATGGTGACATTGACTACGATGCCTACTGTAATGGGCGTCTTATGGATGAATCACCGGGAGATgagccatggagcctgcttcctgcaGGCTTACTTCATTCATTCCCTTTCCATTGTGGAATCGGGTGTCTTGCTTGCCATGGCCTATGACCGATTCATCGCCATCCGCACTCCTCTGAGGTATAACTCCATTCTTACCAATTCTCGGGTGATGAAGGTAGGACTGGGTGTACTACTGAGGGGCTTTTTATCCCTTGTGCCTCCAATTGTGCCACTCTACTGGTTCCCATATTGCCGTTCCCATGTTCTTTCCCACGCCTTTTGCCTCCACCAAGATGTCATGAAACTTGCCTGTGCTGATATTACATTTAATCGTGTGTACCCAGTCATTCTGGTTGCTTTGACTTTCTTCCTAGATGCTCTCATTATCCTCTTCTCTTATATTTTAATCCTGAAGACAGTTATGGGTATTGCCTCTAGAGAAGAGCGAACTAAGGCCCTTAACACCTGTGTCTCACATATTAGCTGTGTCCTGGTCTTTTATATTACTGTGATTGGCCTGACTTTCATCCACAGGTTTGGGAAGCATGCACCACATGTGGTCCACATCACCATGAGCTATGtctactttctctttcctccattcATGAACCCTGTTATATATAGTATCAAGACCAAGCAAATTCAGAGAAGCATCATTTACCTACTTTCTGTGCACAGAAGGCCTTGA
- the LOC112667355 gene encoding LOW QUALITY PROTEIN: olfactory receptor 51B2-like (The sequence of the model RefSeq protein was modified relative to this genomic sequence to represent the inferred CDS: inserted 2 bases in 1 codon; deleted 1 base in 1 codon): MTVKDKSKIKVKCIQKLNNHSKKAPKHTIWPNISTAPFLLTGFPGLEAAHHWISIPFFAVYISVLLGNGTLLYLIKDDHSLHEPMYYFLAMLAGTDLMVTLTMMPTVMGVLWMNHREMSHGACFLQAYFIHSLSIVESDVLLAMAYDHFIAIHNPLRYTSILTNIQVVMLGMGAFMRDFIFIIPLILYLFSFPYCHSNILSHAFCLHQEVMKLACADITFNRPYPLFSFFLFFFLDSLIILFSYILILKTVMGIAFGEERTESLNTCISHAGCVLIFYVTVXLSLIHQFGKNVPPVVHIIMSYIYFLFPPLTNPTIYSIKTKQIQYGILCLLSKDQFGS; the protein is encoded by the exons ATGACTGtgaaagacaaaagcaaaatcaaagtTAAATGTATCCAAAAACTTAACAATCATAGCAAGAAAGCACCTAA ACATACTATATGGCCCAATATTAGCACTGCCCCCTTTTTGCTGACTGGGTTCCCAGGTCTGGAGGCTGCTCATCACTGGATCTCCATCCCCTTCTTTGCAGTCTacatctctgtgcttcttggCAATGGCACTCTCCTCTACCTCATCAAGGACGACCACAGCCTCCATGAACCCATGTACTATTTCCTTGCCATGCTGGCAGGTACCGATCTGATGGTGACATTGACTATGATGCCTACTGTAATGGGCGTCTTATGGATGAATCACCGGGAGATgagccatggagcctgcttcctgcaGGCTTACTTCATTCATTCCCTTTCCATTGTGGAATCAGATGTCTTGCTTGCCATGGCCTATGATCATTTTATTGCCATCCACAATCCTTTGCGATACACTTCCATTCTCACCAATATTCAAGTGGTAATGTTAGGGATGGGAGCTTTTATGAGGGATTTTATATTCATCATCCCTCTAatcttgtatctt ttttcatttccatattgcCATTCTAATATTCTCTCCCATGCTTTCTGTCTTCATCAAGAAGTCATGAAACTGGCCTGTGCTGACATAACTTTCAATAGACCTTaccctct tttctctttctttcttttttttttcctagattctCTGATCATCCTTTTCTCCTATATCCTAATTCTTAAGACTGTCATGGGCATAGCCTTTGGTGAAGAGAGAACCGAGTCCCTCAATACTTGTATCTCCCACGCTGGCTGTGTCCTCATCTTTTATGTCACTGT ATTGTCATTAATCCATCAGTTTGGGAAGAATGTGCCACCAGTGGTCCACATTATAATGAGCTATATCtacttcctctttcctcctttaacGAATCCTACCATCTATAGCATCAAGACAAAGCAAATTCAATATGGCATTCTCTGCCTTTTATCCAAAGATCAATTTGGAAGTTAA
- the LOC112667889 gene encoding olfactory receptor 51B2-like, with translation MWPNISAAPFLLTGFPGLEIFHPWISISFFVIYVSILLSNGTLLFLIREDHTLHEPMYYFLAILAATDLGVTLTTMPTVLGVLWLDHRAISHEACYFQAYLIHSLSIVESGVLLIMAYDRFIAIRNPLRYTSILTNAKVVKIGLGILMRGFILIVPIIITLSGFPYCKSHVLSHAFCLHQDVIKLACADITFNRIYPIVLVSLTGFLDSILILISYILILNTIMGIASGKERAKALNTCVSHISCVLVFYVTVTGLTLIHRFGKYVPHIVHIIMSYIYFLFPPFMNPIIYSIKTKQIRNGINHLLSFHRI, from the coding sequence ATGTGGCCCAACATCAGTGCTGCCCCTTTTCTACTGACTGGCTTCCCAGGTCTGGAGATATTTCATCCTTGGATCTCGATCTCCTTCTTTGTCATTTATGTCTCCATACTCCTCAGCAATGGTACCCTCCTCTTCCTTATCAGAGAAGACCACACTCTCCATGAGCCAATGTACTACTTTTTGGCGATATTGGCAGCCACAGACCTTGGAGTGACTTTGACAACGATGCCTACTGTGCTTGGTGTTCTATGGCTTGATCATAGGGCCATCAGCCATGAAGCCTGCTACTTTCAGGCCTATCTAATCCATTCACTCTCTATTGTAGAGTCTGGAGTCTTGCTCATTATGGCCTATGATCGTTTTATTGCCATCCGCAACCCCCTGAGATACACTTCCATTCTCACTAATGCTAAGGTGGTGAAGATAGGTCTGGGGATTCTAATGAGGGGATTTATCCTCATTGTTCCTATAATCATCACTCTCTCTGGATTCCCCTACTGCAAATCCCATGTCCTCTCCCATGCTTTCTGCTTACACCAGGATGTGATCAAACTGGCCTGTGCCGACATCACCTTTAATAGAATCTATCCTATAGTCCTGGTCTCATTAACTGGTTTCTTGGACTCTATACTTATTCTTATCTCTTATATTTTAATCCTTAATACTATCATGGGAATTGCCTCAGGTAAGGAGCGGGCTAAGGCTCTAAACACTTGTGTCTCCCACATTAGCTGTGTTCTGGTTTTTTATGTCACTGTTACTGGGCTGACTCTCATTCATCGATTTGGGAAATATGTGCCTCATATAGTTCATATTATCATGAgctatatatatttcctattccCTCCATTTATGAATCCAATAATCTATAGTATTAAGACAAAGCAGATAAGGAATGGTATCAATCACCTTCTCTCTTTCCATAGAATTTGA
- the LOC112667890 gene encoding olfactory receptor 51B5-like, translated as MWPNSSSSSFLLTGFPGLEAVHHWISTPFFFIYVSILLGNSTLLLLIKEDHNLHEPMYYFLAMLAATDLGLTLTTMPTVLGVLWLDHREIGKVACFSQAYFIHSLAFVESGVLLAMAYDRFIAICNPLRYSSILTNNQVLKIGLGVLMRGFISVVPPILPLYFFPYCHSHILSHAFCLHQDVIKLACADTTFNRLYPVVLVVLIFVLDSLIILISYVLILKRVLSIASKEERAKTLNTCVSHICCVLVFYVTVIGLSLIHRFGKQVPHIVHLTMSYIYFIFPPLMNPIIYSVKTKQIQIGIFRLFTTHRIKV; from the coding sequence ATGTGGCCCAACAGCAGTTCCAGTTCCTTCCTTTTGACTGGTTTTCCAGGCTTGGAGGCAGTTCACCACTGGATTTCCACACCCTTCTTTTTCATCTACGTCTCTATCCTTTTAGGCAACAGCACTCTCCTTCTTCTCATTAAGGAAGATCACAATCTTCATGAGCCCATGTACTACTTCCTGGCCATGCTGGCAGCCACAGACCTAGGGCTGACCTTGACCACAATGCCTACAGTGTTGGGAGTCCTCTGGTTGGATCACAGGGAGATTGGAAAAGTAGCCTGTTTTTCTCAAGCCTACTTTATACACTCACTTGCCTTTGTAGAATCTGGTGTTTTGCTTGCTATGGCCTATGATCGTtttattgccatttgcaaccccCTTAGATATAGCTCTATACTCACTAATAATCAAGTGCTGAAAATTGGGCTAGGAGTTCTGATGAGGGGGTTTATATCTGTTGTTCCTCCAATCTTACCCCTTTACTTTTTTCCCTATTGCCATTCCCACATCCTCTCACATGCATTCTGCCTTCACCAGGACGTCATCAAACTGGCCTGTGCTGATACCACCTTCAATCGCCTATATCCAGTTGTGCTTGTAGTCTTGATATTTGTGCTGGATTCTCTGATTATCCTCATCTCCTATGTGTTGATACTCAAGAGAGTCCTGAGTATTGCCTCCAAAGAAGAGAGGGCCAAGACCCTCAACACCTGTGTCTCCCATATCTGCTGTGTCCTGGTTTTCTATGTCACAGTGATTGGACTGTCTCTGATTCATCGGTTTGGAAAGCAGGTTCCACATATTGTTCACCTTACTATGagctacatatattttattttccctccattAATGAATCCTATAATCTATAGTGTCAAGACCAAGCAGATCCAGATTGGCATTTTTCGCCTTTTCACTACCCATAGAATCAAAGTATGA